The genome window CATTATAACCGCTGGTACGCATAAAGCACCGTCTATCAAGGCGGCTGAAGCAGCTAAGGTTATCGAAAATACACAACGTGATGTGAACATAGGGTTGATTAATGAACTCAGTATGATTTTTAACAAGCTGGGGATTGATACGCTTGATGTTCTGGAAGCCGCCGGCAGCAAGTGGAACTTTCTTCCTTTTCGGCCGGGATTGGTCGGCGGACACTGCATTGGTGTCGATCCTTTTTATTTAACGCATAAAGCGCAACAGGTTGGCTTCCACCCTGAAATGATTCTTGCTGGCCGCCGTACCAATGACAATATGGGCAAGTATGTTGTTTCTGAAATTGTGAAACTGATGCTTCATCGCTGCCTTTCAGTTAAGAATTCAAAAGTGCTGGTTTTGGGAATTACTTTTAAGGAGAACTGTCCTGATGTCCGTAATACCAAAGCTGTTGATTTGGTATCAGAATTTAAAGAATATGGGTGCAATGTGGATGTCTTTGACCCATGGGCAAACCCCGATGAGGTGCTTCATGAATATGGGATTTCTCTGCTTCCTAAAAGCCAGCTTCTACCTTCAATTTTGTATGATGCAGTGATTTTAGCCGTTGCTCACGACGAATTCCGGGAAATGGGTGCAGGAGCAATACGGACTTTGATGAAGCCGGACGGCGTTCTTTACGACATCAAATATGTTTTTCCCAAA of Tichowtungia aerotolerans contains these proteins:
- the tviB gene encoding Vi polysaccharide biosynthesis UDP-N-acetylglucosamine C-6 dehydrogenase TviB, with product MKKERNVEPNAQGLKSFSDVRIGIIGLGYVGLPLAVEFGKKFSTVGFDINQSRVDELASGKDHTLECSPEELASAAQLEFSTDISKLQTANCYIVTVPTPVDDSNRPDLTPLIKASETVGKVISKGDVVIYESTVYPGATEEDCIPVVEKVSGLEFNKDFFAGYSPERINPGDKEHRLPTIRKVTSGSTPEVTDFVNELYLSIITAGTHKAPSIKAAEAAKVIENTQRDVNIGLINELSMIFNKLGIDTLDVLEAAGSKWNFLPFRPGLVGGHCIGVDPFYLTHKAQQVGFHPEMILAGRRTNDNMGKYVVSEIVKLMLHRCLSVKNSKVLVLGITFKENCPDVRNTKAVDLVSEFKEYGCNVDVFDPWANPDEVLHEYGISLLPKSQLLPSILYDAVILAVAHDEFREMGAGAIRTLMKPDGVLYDIKYVFPKESVDGRL